The DNA window TACCAGCGCTTATTTTAAAAAGCATTGTctaatatcaaaaatattttaatgccTCTTTACCAGCACTTATTTTAGAAAGCACcatctaatgttaaaaaaatcaATGCCCTTTTACCAACGCTTATTTTTGAAAGCAATGTCTAATGCCGAAAATATTTTAATGCCTCTTTACCAGCACTTATTAAAAAAAGCGTTGTTTAATGTTAAAAATATTAACGCCTTTTTACTAGAGCTTATTTTTGAAAGTGCTGTCTAATGCAAATATATTAACGTGCCTTTATCAGCGCTTGTTTTTAAAGGCGCTGTTTAAAATCAAaagtattaattttaaatatttataataataataataataataataaatcacatTTTATGTAATCACactaatttttcaaaattagttttagttacaatttttattttttatttttatcttgtttTCCTCTTATATTTGCAATATAACTctactatttttattaactattcaaaaatatattattaattattattactattaataatagtaaataagaaaaatagtttATATTTAATTTGCCACCTGATAAATGagacaaataaataaacattttttaattatttattttttctaaaaactcTAAAGTTTTAACTgattgttaattttaaaaaattaacaataaaaattttaaaactttaaattaattattataatattaaagtTTTATCGTATGAGAAGGTTTGAATCTCCCAAACGTTTCAGAAGAGATAAATTATTTTagtgaagattatatcataaaaaataaaatgtacgTTACACGAAAAGAGAAGGGGAAATAGGCCAATACTCTCTCAAAAGGAGACAAACCTAAAAAAGGCAAACCAAGTCTATTTTTACAAGTTCAATTATAATATCAATTGGAATGGAGTAAAAAATAATTAGCATATGGGAGGTGCCaccaagattaaaaaaaatagttcgcACGGAGAATTTCATTCCCTATAAATATGCATAATCACAAAAGACATATTAGCTATAATATTTCTTCAATCAGCCGATCTGTTTTTCAGATTCCAATAATAAAAGAAAGCTTGGACAACAATAAAAGAAAGATAAGTTAAAATTCTCCAATACATAGTATATATTAACGGACTTTTGGCATTGAGAAATTCAAAAATATCActaattatattttcaaaaatatattctcaagttttttctaaactttaaaaatttatttaattattataatttaaatacaatttGACATTAAAAGCTtaaaaaattaaactaattatataataaaaaattgacattaaaaacttcaaaagtatcactaattatattttaaaaaaatatattctcaaaatgttaatattatattttttagtctattattttaataaatatgatattattttaatataattaatttaatagtttttttaatggAATAGTATAAATAAGTAAAATCATGTAATTTAATTGTAGctagtattaaaaataaatgggtGTTAGTTACTAAATAGATCAGCTAGATTCATAAATCAATTaactaacaaaaaataaataaggaaaaaaaagaaaaaagattaaaattaaatgggTGTTAGTTACTAAATAAACCAGCTAGATTCATAAATCAATtaactaacaaaaaaataaataaggaaaaaaaagaaaaaagaaaatcctAATGTATTAGAGCACAATAATCGTAAGTTCTAAGAATTTAATCAAAAAAAGTGAGAGGAATAGTACATGAAGGTTAATAAATGAAagaacttttggtttcaaaatcaAATCAGATGTAAAAAAATATTCTCCGTTTCGTCTGAAATTTCTGTAtgtaatttcattttatttttcatctttcttttacctcatttaaaatattatttttccggATTAATTAACACCATTGTTTTGTTCTTATCTTCATTACTATAACTTTGATTTGGACAAAATCAACGCCAAAATAACCAGATGAACATAACTACTTTTTTCATGTAGTTTATATTGTGATTTTaggtaattttatttttgtatgattttaaAACTTACATTTTTTGTGTGTATTTTAATATTCtctttttaattcataaataaattatCGAAAACGAATAAATTGGAGGACGACGAGTTAATTTCCGCACGTGGACGCGAGTTAATTTGTTAATGCAAGAAAAAAATGATCTTGCTCGTGGTAATCTTTAAATGTGGTTGAGAatccatattttgaaaaaataaatggtatattcatatttttatgatTCTTAATTCCttgtttaggttttttttttcttgtgtgaTTGTGGATTATGGAAGTTGACCCCTTACAACCAACATTTTAGGTGCAAATGTGGAGTTTCAAGTTTGATCGATGTTTTGCTTGTTGCACGATTGCGGGAAAGAAGGGTTTTCCTATGAAATAAAAAGAGACGGGAAATAATTTCCTAGTAATAAATCAATTGCATTATCTATTAAGTTTATTTATTTAGTATCCTTCGACTACTTTAGAAATGCGGGTTTTTTCCGCTTAGGAATTCAATATGTCACCGAGTTTCGTTAATTAAAACTTTTATTTCTGTgaaaacaaatttattttaatattttctaagTAATGTCTTGGTTTAAAGATAGTTTAAATGTTTTATGTGCAAGATACATAAAAATGAATGATTTGGAAGAAGACACAGTCTAGACATTGATGTGATAAAGGCCAATGTGAAAAATAGTGAGCGATGATGGTTGTTCAATTTGTAATAATGATAGTTAGTTTATTCTTGAGGCCATAATTGGCATTGGTTTGTACATATTTGATAATTTATTAGTAATACTATTTGCTGATTTTTAAAAAGAAGTAATTTTAAAAAGATATAGGTTATCACTATTTTGCATATATGtacttttaaattatataaaagggATTATGAAGTTTATGCaaattttaattactttaaaaagTTTCTTATTATATTTTCGTGTAATGTAGTTCTTATTTATCACAATATATTATTAATCTATGATTATGAAAATTTAAACACAAATTTGATGttgaaaaaataattatcatTGCCCAATCCCTTTGTATTTTTTAAGTATATACGTCAGGAGAATCTATGTTGCTTAAAGTATATATAAAACACGCTTATTACACAACACTTTTATTAGAAAGCGCTCCCTGATAATGCCTGACACCAACACTTTTATAAGAAAGTATCGAAAAATTATGTCTGAAGAGACTTACGCTAGCCGCCTTAGAATAGACAGCGCTTGAAAGCGGTGTCtaagatataaaaaaaatactatctAAGGTCTTATTTGACATAATGGTGATTAAAGAGAGTATATACTACTATACCATTTGTTACCACGGGCTAGCATCCTTGGGGAAATCCATCTCTTAGTCGTGGTAAAAGGTTCTTTTTATAGTAGTGGTTACATAATTGGTActtgaatgaggaagtctatgttgaGCAGTCTAAATGATTTATTGATGAATGCCTTCTTAATCATGTGTACAAGCTAAGAATAACTCTCTATAGCCTCAAACAAGCCCCCATGGCTTGGTATGAAAGACTCACAAAATATCTTATTGTGTATGCAGTGGCGAAGCCAGAAAAGTTAtaaagcctgggcaaaaatttatATACCGCAAAtttattgtatataatatataaatactcATCAAACAGAATTGAAGAGGTGAAGGATAACCTTACTATAGGATGTTAAATAAAATCACGAGGCAAATGTCCTTTTCGAGACTTTtttgcggtgaatgttcgaataatatcaatatcatcgAGTGATTTGAATATCTCCCACTCAGTGTAACATaccatcaagtcattgaaccacacatcATTGATCTTATTGCAcaatttagacttgataatcttcattgctgaaaagGCTCTTTCAACGGATGTTGTCGACACCAGTAATATCAAAGCTAACTCAATAAGTTTGTAAACCAATGGAAATACCAAAtgtttctcagtttgaaccatcttcaaagccaaactttgaacatcttcacaagtaaaaaatgaagcatttctttttACTTAAAGAACATAAGTTTCAAGTTGATCCCTTATTGTTCCACGGTCATCATCCGAAAAGTCTTCATGATAAATATCAGCAAGACGGGCAAgcttatcaacatcaaacttggaGAAAGAGTTCATGGGGTCAAGACATGAGAAGCAATCAAGAATAATGTGACTTCCTTCACTAAAGCATTGATCCATCTCGACACATATTTTGTCAATAGCTACATAAAAAATCTCTGCACGGTAATGATGAAGATTAGTGATAGTCCTCCCTTCTGCCCTTCACCGGAGCATAATCATTAATTTGTTTCCTAAGACCTGGATCACGCACAATCTCATCTGGATTAAACTCATCAATCACATTATTAGATAGTGATTGTAATTCAGCTTTCAGTTGCtcaacattcacattctcaatacgttctcaatcaatcaaaaatctcCCCACCTCTGtcattgaataaaacaaatcaaacaattaataataataaacccGATAAAACTATTGTGGAATATTGCATTCAAACAAgaacatttatatatattaaaatagaaaatagaaaatatagtTTTAAtactataaatttttaataactaAAACTATAATATTAAAATGGAAGATATTAATACATTATATATTACTTATAGTTGAGATAATTTATATATAGATAATACATTATATATTGCCACGTAGTAtactttttcttctctttcttttgaATTGGCTAGCTACTGAAAAATGAAAGTTCTCCACAAGACCACAAGTCCACAACAATGATACTTTTCGGCAATCTCATCTCTTCTCCACAACAACATAGTCACCACTCACCACAAAAACACCTTTATCTTCATCTCCACAACAACACCATCACCACAAAATTATTCAACCCTCTTTCAATTTCACTTCAAATTCATTCAAATCAAAAGGTAAATCAATTGCAAACAGTAAAAAATTTCACAAATCTTGCAAATTAGCAAGTCAAAACATTAATGGAGAAAAAGGATTACCGAATCGACGAAGGTTGAGAAAACGTCGGTGGAGGAGGCGGTGCCGGTGGGTAGTGTTGTTATCGCGGTCCAAAATACTGTGCTGCGGCGGTGGATATTTCGTCTCTATCTCTTTTTTTCTGGTTTAGTTTCtcactttttttcttattttttttaatttaatatttattttttcactcCAGCTCAAAAAAAATTGGGCCACAGCCTGGGCAATGGCCCACCCTAGCCGGGCCCAAGCTTCGCCTATGTGTGTATGGTTGTGTCTGATGAGGAATTGACAAACGTTGTTTGTGAAGAAGGACAATGAGAATCTTTTAATAGCTCAGATATGTTGACGATATTGTGTTTGGGGTATGCAAAGCAATATATGATGAATCATTTTTTTCAACAAATGAAAGTTGAATTTGAGATGAACATAGTTGGCGAACTTATCTATTTTCTTGACTTTCAAGTGAAACAAATGAAAGATGTCATCTTTATTTTCCAAAGTAAGAATGCTAAAAACATTGTGGAAAAATTTGGTTTCATAATGCCACGCACAAACACACACTTGTTGCCACTCATTTCAAAAGATCAAAAGATGAACAATAGTAACTATTGATCAAAGCCCTCTACATGAGTATGATTGATAATCTCTTGTATCTCACTGCCAGACAATCTGACATTATTTTTCTGCAGACATTTGTGCTCGCTATCAACTCAATCAAAAAATTATCCACCTAGCACAACTAAAGTGTATCATTAAATACATAAGTGGAACATTTACTATGACCATTTTTACTCCTTCGATACAAACTCTTGACTAGTAAGATATTATGATGCTGactaaagatatatatatatatatatatatatatatatatatatatatatatatatatatatatatatatatatatatatatatatatatatatatatatatatatatatatatatatataaaattttatctGCTTACTACAACTCTTATAAAAATGCTCCTGATCTATTATCAAGACTATCATCTTCAAGAACACATTAAAACGCTCTAGAAGACTAATAAAATCGATCTTAAAAACTCTTCCGAACATAATTTATACCGGTGCTTCATTAATTAAAAAAGAGGTGTTTTGaagataaaaatttaatttaaaaaaggtCTCATGTAAAATTTTATTTAGACTTTCAAAAGCCATTGAACCAACCATATTTAGAGataaaaagctaaaaaaatggATAACATTTTAGATGCAATGTATGTTACACACTTTTTTCTTCTGAGACCTTTATTGAAAGCTGTTACTATGATGGATAGTTTTTGTACTACAAAGTGGAGATTGAAGGGTAATTATCCAGATTAGCATCGTTATCCAAATTTCAGATAGAACCCaaagaaaagtgattaaaaagcCAGAGAGAAATAGAAGGGTAGGTATGCGTGGCAAATTATTGAGTTGGTATCATGTGTTTTCCACTCACTAGACAGAGGACATTCTTAACCAAGAGTTAACCTAGATTCTAAAGACAAATGTAATAACTATTTAGTAAGAAaaacaaatatgagaaaaatatATTCAATAAAATTAATAGGGCTAATCTAGATTCGATTCTTAAACAGATATGACTATGTTTTATAATTGTCACATTATGTAAAACTTGTTGTAAAATAAGTCTTTTTGGTAAATTAAGGTATCAAATAAGTTTGAAGATCCgtaaaaagaaaaagtgttggtATTGGGCAAATAAACAATATCAAGTGTTTAAAAACTTGTTGTAAAATAAGTCTTTTTTGTAAATTAAGCTATCAAATAAGTTTGAAGATACGTAAAATATTTTTAGTTGAGTAAGATTGACACATTATGATAACCACCAATCTTAAGAATACTGAGTGAGTAAAGCACTTATTTTGTCCTCTCTAAAAAAGCATAGCCTTTCCCAAATAATACTCTGATTCAATATTCATTTCTCATTTTCCTTTCCCTTTCCTCATTATATATATCTTCATCACCCTTCTACCCGTTGTCCTCAAATCAAATCCATTTCTTCATCTCTTTTTCTCTCAAAATCACTTTCTCATACTATTTCAGTCTAAAAAATAAACAATGGAAAGCAATGTACCAGTAATATCAAAGAGAGTTTGGAGTATGGTCCGTGTGGCATTTTTCATGCTGAGAAAAAAATTATCAAAGGGTAAAGTAATGACGGATCTAAACATGATGCTCAAACGTCGGGGAAAGCTTGCCGGCAAAGTCATTGCCAATATAATGTTCCATCATCACCACAAAGGCTCCACCTCAAGCCGCCACTCCCACAACTCATTCACTTCCAGTCAAGCACCGCCTACACCATTTGATGAGGCGATGACTATGAGCTCAATGAAAACAATACTGAATACACTTAACAATGATCAAGCAATTGTAGAAGCGTCGCCAGCATTGTCCATTTTCGAGGGCAGTCCAAGAGCGAGGCAATTGAGGGTGACTGACTCTCCATTTCCATTAAGAGATGATGATGAGAAGGACAACCAGATTGATAAAGATGCGGAAGATTTCATAAAAAGGTTTTACAGCCAGTTGAGGAAGCAAGATTGGGCGATTAATTAATACTAATTCAATCTACACCTTGTCAATTACATTATAATGAGTGTGTAAACTTTTGTTGTAAATGTTAAGTAACAATGGTAGATATATAATCCAGAATTGATAAATCATAAATGTATTTATTCATGTTTAATTATGTGTTTACATATGTTTATTCTAACAGTTTCTTATCAATAATTAGAGAATAAATTATAAAATCTataaattaatagaataaattgATGGATTGTATTATGTACTCTAGCTAATATGATAGAATCTTTCTCAGGTATCCTTTGTACACATCTGTGTACTAAAACAATAATTTCAACGAATCAAAAGGATTTAGGATATACTATCTTCCACAATTACCTTGCAGAATTTTGTGTTGTAATCATATCACTACAACAAAAAGCACTTTTAACCTCGAACACGAATTTGATTTTATCTCGGTTATAAAGATGAAGTAACGAAGGACGTCATAATAATTTGCCACTTAATTCTTTAGTTTTTGAATAACTAAGGGATAGTTGAAATGATCATTGATTTGATCTCCAacaataacttttttatttttctaaaactaGCGTCACATACCTCTCTCGGTTAATAACTTAAatccttaaaaaaataattttttaaaaataactcatTACATTATTTGCATAGaatatcaattaattaatttgtttagaAACTACATTGTTTAAATGAAGTATTACATTGGTTAGAcataatattaaagtaaaaatatataacaaattttaAATCTGATTCATCGTCATCATTGTCAATGAAGAATAAATGATGGATCTTCGTTGCATTGAAATCTTGAGAAAGAGAAAATGTTGGGTGCAAAAAAATTTCTAtggcttttgtatttttttgtatttatttgtttctaatataagaacaaaaaaatgttagataaataaaataaatattcgcTTCA is part of the Vicia villosa cultivar HV-30 ecotype Madison, WI linkage group LG2, Vvil1.0, whole genome shotgun sequence genome and encodes:
- the LOC131648430 gene encoding uncharacterized protein LOC131648430 gives rise to the protein MESNVPVISKRVWSMVRVAFFMLRKKLSKGKVMTDLNMMLKRRGKLAGKVIANIMFHHHHKGSTSSRHSHNSFTSSQAPPTPFDEAMTMSSMKTILNTLNNDQAIVEASPALSIFEGSPRARQLRVTDSPFPLRDDDEKDNQIDKDAEDFIKRFYSQLRKQDWAIN